The sequence GTGCCTTTTCCTTTGACTGCAATTTTTTCTCCATTGCCAATCGTCACTTTGGAAACAACAGAAGTATCCAATTCCTTGAAGAGATCACGATCAAATGTCATATGATTAGTGCAACCACTGTCAATTAGCCACTTCTCACTTGAATTAGAGGTTGCAAAGCAAGTGGCTATAAAAAGCTGCTCCTCTTCTTCATTAGCAACTTGAGCAACATTCTTTTGTTGCACATTCTCTTGTGTCACTGTCTTTTGTTGATTGTTGCTTCTGCAAATTCTTTGATGATGCCCCATTTTCAAGCATTTTTCACATTGCTGGTATGGCTTTCTCCAACACTTCCAAGGTGGATGGTTTTCTCTTCCATAGTGTTTACATGGAGAGAAATAAGATTTTGTTCCCATATTCGTATTGAGAGAATCAAAACTTGAATTTCCCTTTTTATAACTTTCaactttctttcctttcccCCCATAACTCGAGCTAGCCTTCGCAGCTAATGCACCTTCGACAGACCCTTCAGACCTCATTAGCCTTCTCTGTTCTTGTGCCTGCAACGCATTCATCAATGCTGCCAAACTAATTTTTGACAGATCTTTAGAGTTTTCCAAGGAAGCAATTGTAGCTTCAAACCTTTCAGGAATAGTTACACGAATTTTTTGAACTAATCTAGAATCAGGAAATTCAGATCCAAGTAATCTTACTTGATTTGCTATTCTGAGCAGCTTGTCAAAATATTCCTTCACCGTCTCTGATTCCTTCATTTTCTGGACCTCAAACTCCCTGATCAAGTTTAGAACTTTCATtcctttgatttttttatctcCTTCATACTCCTCTTTCAAGAAATTCCAAACTTCAAACGCCGATTTCATCGTCATGATTCTAATAAAGATGTCAGAAGAAACAACAGCAAATAACGAAGCTCTCacctttgattttcttgatttcttcTCCTTATGAGTCTTGATCTGCGCCATTGTCGGATTTGCAGGCAATGGAAGAACTTCGTAGTCCTCCTCCACAGCTTCCCACAGATCGTTTGCCTCTAGATGGGCCTCCATTTTTACTGCCCATATGTGATAACCTTCGCCATCAAACACTGGTGGTGCCAATGCAGTGAATGGTGTTTCTGCATccattgataaagaaaaaaaaaagatagaatatttttttatttcacagGTCCTTTAAAGAAGagagctctgataccaatttgTTGGAGTttcaaaggaaaagaaagattaagaagaaagaaattgctGTGTGAAgtctatataatttattagacTGTGAAGACTTTAAATACAGCTTAAGATGAACCTGAAAAACGTCAAAATAGGAACTATTCATGGAGTACGTTTCCATGACTAACAATTCTCTAAATAACAGAAACTACTGCTTACTAAGTTATTTGAAACagtcaaataaagaaattacatttatttaaaaagaaaaataaataaggtaCTTATGGACAAGAATCGTACTAAAGTACAACTTTAACAGCCCTGgtattttttgatattgacaTGGTTGTCAAAAGTGGTGGCAAGGTAAAGTTTGTATATAGAAATGGGTAATGGATTAGAACTACTCTATTCCAAATGGAGCATGAAGAATTAGTTAACCagaaagagaggaagaaaaaaagaaaatctagagAAAAGTTGAGAAGctaatgattttaatattcCAAATACATGATATGCTCAATGAGTACTGCTAGTATTTTAATAGAGGAAAATACAACTCAGCAAATAAAGTTGTTGCAACAGTTTTAGCAAAAGGACAAAAGACAATTATAACGAAAATATGTAGAAAATGATGCTACTAAAAATAACTAACTCCTCCAATCATCTATGGTCACGTCACTATAGCAATGCAACTTAGTTATTAGCTATTTTCTtccatatattaatatattaaataactcTACCACTATctgtaatatatattaaaaatagttttaaatactgtctaaatcaaataattatcaaatgtataccaaatatatactaaatatataccaaataactcaattttACAAGAAGTATACCCTAAATTCATAAAATGTATACTGTTTTACTTAACATATACTTCCATAATAATCTAAAGTAAAAGACTGAAAATTTTTGCAAATTTTCTTTAGGCACCGAATACgtcaaatttttattgtttttcttgtAATTGTGTAAACTTCCCATTTTAACATTAGACTCTGAGAGGCCCAGACCGAAGCAAAAGGCGGACTATGAGAGGCCCTAATTCCTTTATATGGACCAAAGCCAATAATAGCCcacaaacaaaacaaagcCGACGAGAATAACAGTTATAGTGCAGGAGAAGAGACGACggaaagagaaaggaaaagaagataaCACGAACCCTAAACTAAAAcctttagaagaaaaaaataagaggaGCTGTTAGCTGCTCTGCAagtgagtttttcttttttctctctctatcttctttaatcattttcttattgcACTTTCATGCTCTTGTTATTTATCTACTTTAATGTACATTGTAGTTACCATGCAAGTCCTTTCTTGAGTTTGGTAGTAGTACTgatgtaatatttttattaggatttaAAAGTTCTGCGGTTTTTATTGCTTGGTAGCAAGTTTATcataatgtaatttattatatagcTGCTGAACATTTAATTTTGAGTTTCCAATGAGccttatgtttttcttttttcacttttctttattgtatAATGGATACCTCTGCCTATAAGTTCTATTTTGACCTTAGACGCATTCCGTTACGTGTGTGCTTTATTGACAGTTGTTGTACTTATTACTATAGCTCTCATAAAGTTTGCCCCCCtttcaaaaaggaaaaatgtgGGTACAAGTAAAGTTTGTCCCTTTAACATAACAATAATGGAATTTGCAATTGGATTCACTTTAGTTTTTCAATGGCTGTAAGTTATGCTATAATGTTgtgtttgaatttagcatcaTGGAAAGAAATGATGCATCGTTGATGATGAAGGGTTTTTGCTGTTTATCACACAAAATTCTGTCAGATACTGATGATAGGCTTTACTAGTTACTCTGCTTACcctcttataatttttatctatgACAGATTATTCGCTTCTACTGACACTACATCGACAGATTCAACATTTAGAGATGCTGCATACTGATCCAACAAGAAGGTTGTCATTTACACGGTGCATCACAGATGGAGATTTGGTTATCGTCTATGAGAAGCATGATACAATGAAGGCCATTAAAGTCTGTGAGACTTCAGTCCTCCAAAATCGTTTTGGTGTATTTAAACATTCGGATTGGATTGGAAAGCCTTTTGGGTCCAAGGTGTTTAGTAACAAGGGTGGATTTGTCTATTTGTTGGCTCCAACTCCTGAATTATGGACTCTAGTTTTAAGCCATAGGACCCAAATTCTCTATATTGCTGATATTTCCTTTCTAATTACATACCTGGAGATAGTTCCTGGTTGTTTGGTGCTGGAGTCTGGGACTGGTAGTGGATCTTTAACAACCTCACTTGCAAGGGCCGTGGCTCCTACAGGACATGTATATACATTTGATTTCCATGAACAAAGGGCTGCCTCAGCAAGGTAATAAATGAAGTTTCCCTGATATTTAGAATTACTTGGTATAATTGTTATGTATGTTGACATTGAGTTGTGTGTTCTCAGTTTGTTTCTATCATGGGGAACACTGGCCTTTTTCTCTAATCAAAGTTTTAATAGCATGTTGGTGACTCATCTAATTGAGATATAAGATCTGGTTGGGTATTAGGAGCTATTTTGATCGTCTGAATGCTATCAGTTCAAATTGACTATAACGTGAAAAGGcaatctcttcttcttgtaTACAACAGTCATTATATACATCATATCTCTTCTTCTTGTATACAACAATCATTATATACATCATATCTCTTCTTCTTGTATACAACAATCATTATATACATCATACATTTAATCAATTTCTCAGAAAAGCATGCTTTTAGTTATGAAATTGGACAAATGCCAAACAAAGGAGAGGGAAGGCACAACATTTGTTTGGCACTTGACCTAGTTGAAGTGAGATTAGAAGGTTTTAGATAAGTACGATATGTTATGTATCACCCGTTCTCTAATGGGATTTTGACCTCCGGATACATTACATGGGATTTCTAAACAACTCAGTTTCTTTTTGTGTTTCAAACTCTACCTACGTTTTCTAACTCCATACATTCTTTTTAGCTTTCCTTATTGAACTGTTCACTAAAGAGTCATTGGCCATTATACTTCTAATTTACATGGAAATTGTTCTTAAAAATTCACAGTAACGAGGCTGTTCAGTCTGATACCATTGCACCATTTTTCATAACAGAATGATTCATGATACTGTTTTCTGAAATCCTGGATTGAACCTCTCCACTCTGCTTAAAGCTACGCCTGAGTAAGTTCCGTTTTTCAAGGAGGCTGTTTGTTGGAAGGAGGTCTTGAGGGAACAGGGGGTGGTGGGATAGGGGATTTCTTGGGGTAAGAAGAGGCTATTCATATCCAGGTTCTAGACGAACATATTGTAACCTTGTTCacttctatttttgttttataaacAGAGAAGATTTTGAAAAGACTGGAGTAAGCAGCTTAGTCACGGTTGGAGTTAGGGACATTCAGGGTGAAGGATTTCCAGATGAATACTCAGGGCTGGTTGATTCTGTATTTCTGGATCTGCCCCAACCATGGCTAGCCATTCCTTCAGCTGCAAAAATGTTGAAACAAGATGGAGTCTTGTGTTCCTTTTCACCATGCATTGAGCAAGTGCAACGCTCCTGTGAGACTCTTAGATCTAATTTTACAGGTAACTTATAGTCTCCTTTTTAACTTGAGCAATCTGATCATAAGATCTACTTTGTCTAGTTCTAAATAGTAtctgctctctctctctctctctctctctggaAAGGAAtctcttgattacaaattttCTAGTAACCAGTTTGTTTAATCCAAATGCAATAATATATGTATCTTCTTCTGGCATATAGACATAAGGACTTTTGAAGTGCTACTTCGAACATATGAAGTTCGCGAGGTGAAGATGGATTGTGGCCAGGGTGAAGAAGGCATTTCTCTTGGGTCCCCTCCTTATAAAAGAAGGCAGCGTTCAAGCGAAGGAAGTAATGTGCAGAACAGCTCCAGTTCTCCTGTAATCATGGCTAGGCCATGTGGTGATTCTAGGGGTCACACTGGTTATTTGACATTTGCAAGACTCAAATGTCTATCGTGAAGAATGTGATTAGTCACCCACCCATTCTGCAAGTTATAAGAGTTCTGTGATCATATTTGGTTCTGTGCGGAATCTTTCCATCCATCGCCTTGGAATAAAATTTTGATCGGTATGGCATTTGGTGTAGATTCTCTATTTCCTTATTTCTTATGAAGAAGCAAGTGCGTTGATCTAAATTAAAGATATCTTAAGATTTCTATCACTGCTTGATGATTGCCTAGCCCAGGAATTTTAGGAAGGATGATAATCTTTTTCCCTCCGAATTTGCTGTCATTTCTGGGATCAAATGCCGGCCATGACTTGGATTCAAGCTATAAATGGTGTGATTAGAGCCAGATGAGAATGTTTACAAGTCCAAATTTGTTGGAACAACAATTTTGGAAATTCATTCAAGTTGGAAGGTATTTCAACTTAGTAAAACATTGAATACAGATTTTCTGATTCTATTTGTTTACTATCAAACTAAAACAAGTGGTGGCTCCTGCTATTTGGATTTTCAAGTTGTAAAATTTCAAGCAGAATGTTGTGGTAGGGAAGATCAACTCCTGGAGTTTACAACTGTCAAGTCTAGTTTAGATGGTGTAGGGCAATGTTGAACTAGTGCATTAGAGATTAATTCGGTAATTATCTTAAAATCTTGTCAAAGGATCAGGACATTTTCCATAAATGTCTGAAAGATGTAGGTCAAGCTTTGGAGCATTGCATGCCACACAACTTGTGCCTCCAGCTGAACAAATTCCAACCACACATTggtgtttatttcttttccacGCTTTGCTAGCTGTCAAGTTCTAAAGTAACATccaatttgttaaaaatgacTAATCTCCATATTTCACTATTAAATTTCTTCTTAGATCTTTTAGCTTTTAGTACCACCAACCCCTTGACAGTAACAGCAAACTCATCACTATATATTATCCCCAAATCCACATACAGTTGTTTGATTGGTCCCCCAGAAAATGCGATTCACTGATTAAACGATGTTCTTTCTCCTTAACTAAGGAGAGAAATGGGACTCGAGCTTGAATCTTCCTGTAATCTGCACCTGGATTAAGAGGCAACGTTTTCTACATTTACCAGAAAATTGACATCGCGACTTGAACGCATTTTTCGGAATAGTGAAAAACTAGAATTGAGACATCGAACTGTTAAATCATTGGTTAGTTGGATTAACAATTAGCTTTGTAGAGCTTtctaaagaacacaaaaacaaGACATGTTTTGTACCATTCATGCAAcgtttaaagaaataaaggaaagaacAAAAGATCTCCTGCTCTGGCTTTCTCTCTGTTACTTCCATCCCCAAAATGCATACAGCATTAGTTCTGTCTCTTTCAACCCCACTTCTCAAACCACAGAAATCTCTTTATGCAAATTCCAAACCCAGACCAACTTCTTTTAGACCTCTCCAGATTCATTCCAGTTGCTACAATGGCATTCCGTGTAGAAATGCCTATTTGCATTCATATCGATGCTTCAAGACCCAAGATCCCACTTCATTCTTCTGttcatattataataataatcgtAGTTTCAAGGTCTATGCTGCCTCGGTTCCTGAAAGCACAAGTCAGAATGAAACAAGTGATTTGGCTCGGATTATTCAGCTAGCTGCTATGTTTGGAATTTGGTATCTTCTAAACATCTACTACAACATTTTTAATAAACAGGTTTGTTCAATTATCTGAGACTTTCGGTTCAAGgttgatattaaattattatgaaaattgcAAGAGAATTCCAAATATGAGTTAGTGCATCAGATCAAATCAATATAGGTCATTAATCATGGTTAAACTTTGGGATTTTAGAGCATGCATTTTAAGTTATAAGTTTGTCTGGAATGCAAGAACCTGCACTTACTATTTGTTTGTAGGTTCTTAAGGTATATCCATTTCCAGCAACAGTTACTGCTTTCCAATGTGGCTGTGGAACTTTGATGATTATTATAACGTGGGCATTAAATCTTTACCATAAACCTAAGCTGACTCGTTCTCAGgtacttttttgtttttgtcaaGTCTTTCTTGCCTGccttgaattttaatttgggtGCAATTCtattccctttttcttttttcttttttgccttTTGACAAATTAACTTTCAGTTTACAGCAATCCTGCCATTGGCTGTAGCACACACCATGGGCAACCTTTTGACTAATATTAGTCTAGGAAAAGTTGCTGTTTCATTCACGCATACAATCAAAGCTATGGAACCCTTCTTCACTGTCTTATTTGCTTCCTTGTTTCTTGGCGAGGTAAGAAATTAAAGTAACTAATGTTTCAGTAATTTGTGAGACATCAGTGTGCAACAATCCAGTAAAAGTAGTAGAATCAGGCTAATC comes from Ricinus communis isolate WT05 ecotype wild-type chromosome 5, ASM1957865v1, whole genome shotgun sequence and encodes:
- the LOC8281767 gene encoding phosphoenolpyruvate/phosphate translocator 2, chloroplastic isoform X1, translated to MHTALVLSLSTPLLKPQKSLYANSKPRPTSFRPLQIHSSCYNGIPCRNAYLHSYRCFKTQDPTSFFCSYYNNNRSFKVYAASVPESTSQNETSDLARIIQLAAMFGIWYLLNIYYNIFNKQVLKVYPFPATVTAFQCGCGTLMIIITWALNLYHKPKLTRSQFTAILPLAVAHTMGNLLTNISLGKVAVSFTHTIKAMEPFFTVLFASLFLGERPSFWVLSSLVPIVGGVALASFTESSFNLTGFCSAMASNVTNQSRNVLSKKFMVSKEEALDNVNLFSVITIISFILLAPTAVVMEGIKFTPSYLQSAANHGLNVRELCVRALIAGFCFHSYQQVSYLILQMVNPVSHAVGNSVKRVVVIVSSVIFFQIPISPVNSLGTAIALAGVFLYSRAKRKTPPPMPKAS
- the LOC8281766 gene encoding tRNA (adenine(58)-N(1))-methyltransferase catalytic subunit TRMT61A, translating into MLHTDPTRRLSFTRCITDGDLVIVYEKHDTMKAIKVCETSVLQNRFGVFKHSDWIGKPFGSKVFSNKGGFVYLLAPTPELWTLVLSHRTQILYIADISFLITYLEIVPGCLVLESGTGSGSLTTSLARAVAPTGHVYTFDFHEQRAASAREDFEKTGVSSLVTVGVRDIQGEGFPDEYSGLVDSVFLDLPQPWLAIPSAAKMLKQDGVLCSFSPCIEQVQRSCETLRSNFTDIRTFEVLLRTYEVREVKMDCGQGEEGISLGSPPYKRRQRSSEGSNVQNSSSSPVIMARPCGDSRGHTGYLTFARLKCLS
- the LOC8281767 gene encoding phosphoenolpyruvate/phosphate translocator 2, chloroplastic isoform X2, with the protein product MHTALVLSLSTPLLKPQKSLYANSKPRPTSFRPLQIHSSCYNGIPCRNAYLHSYRCFKTQDPTSFFCSYYNNNRSFKVYAASVPESTSQNETSDLARIIQLAAMFGIWYLLNIYYNIFNKQVLKVYPFPATVTAFQCGCGTLMIIITWALNLYHKPKLTRSQFTAILPLAVAHTMGNLLTNISLGKVAVSFTHTIKAMEPFFTVLFASLFLGERPSFWVLSSLVPIVGGVALASFTESSFNLTGFCSAMASNVTNQSRNVLSKKFMVSKEEALDNVNLFSVITIISFILLAPTAVVMEGIKFTPSYLQSAANHGLNVRELCVSYLILQMVNPVSHAVGNSVKRVVVIVSSVIFFQIPISPVNSLGTAIALAGVFLYSRAKRKTPPPMPKAS